In Wenyingzhuangia fucanilytica, the following are encoded in one genomic region:
- a CDS encoding transketolase translates to MASIQELKDFTQQVRRDILRMVHAVNSGHPGGSLGCAEYITVLYQEIMKHNAEKFDMDGKDQDLFFLSNGHISPVFYSVLSRSGYFPVSELSTFRLLNSRLQGHPTTHEGLEGIRIASGSLGQGMSVALGAAQAKKLNGDDRLVYSLHGDGELQEGQNWEAIMYAAAKKVDNYIAAVDVNLKQIDGTTDQVLPMGSIKAKFEAFGWEVLEVKEGNDIEAIIAGLKKAQSLTGNGKPVCILLYTEMGNGVDFMMHTHAWHGKAPNDEQLENALAQNPETLGDY, encoded by the coding sequence ATGGCAAGTATTCAAGAGCTAAAAGATTTTACACAACAAGTAAGAAGAGATATTTTACGTATGGTTCATGCTGTGAATTCAGGACATCCAGGAGGATCATTAGGGTGTGCGGAATATATTACAGTGTTGTATCAAGAAATTATGAAGCACAATGCTGAGAAATTTGACATGGATGGAAAAGATCAAGATTTGTTCTTTTTATCTAATGGACATATTTCTCCAGTTTTTTATAGTGTATTGTCTCGTAGCGGATATTTTCCAGTATCTGAATTATCGACTTTCCGTTTGCTAAATTCTAGATTACAAGGACATCCAACTACTCACGAAGGTTTAGAAGGAATTCGTATCGCATCTGGTTCTTTAGGACAAGGAATGAGTGTTGCTCTTGGAGCAGCTCAAGCTAAAAAATTAAATGGTGATGATCGTTTGGTATATAGCTTACACGGTGATGGTGAGTTACAAGAAGGTCAAAACTGGGAAGCAATTATGTATGCTGCTGCTAAGAAAGTAGATAATTATATTGCTGCGGTTGATGTTAACTTAAAACAAATTGATGGTACAACTGATCAGGTTTTACCAATGGGATCTATTAAAGCTAAATTTGAAGCTTTTGGATGGGAAGTTTTAGAGGTTAAAGAAGGAAATGATATCGAAGCAATTATTGCAGGTTTAAAGAAAGCTCAATCTTTAACAGGTAACGGAAAACCAGTTTGTATTTTATTATATACAGAAATGGGTAACGGAGTTGATTTTATGATGCACACTCACGCATGGCACGGTAAAGCACCAAATGATGAGCAATTAGAAAATGCATTGGCTCAAAATCCTGAAACTTTAGGAGATTATTAA
- a CDS encoding choice-of-anchor I family protein, with translation MKKLFKLLFIGIIGTSSILTSCSEDGLNGIDSENGQDGHNAININQLSFTKIGTFTNGNDEAYSEISAFDPTTNKLFIVNPEENEISVLNLTDATAPSKLTSISLTGSPNSVAVHNGILAVAVENNNKQANGTIETYNTNTQVLIKSYTAGALPDMVTFSPDGKYILSANEGEPNDDYTIDPEGSITVVEIASGTITQIDFTSQSNPGNGFRIFGNNGTATLQEDIEPEYITISDDSKTAYVVLQENNGMAVVDLETKTITSLVGLGTKNYNISGNEIDASDKDGIAGNLKSWNVLSFYMPDAIDYFTTNGNGYIVSANEGDARDYGGYSEEERVKDLSLDPATYPNASWLQEDENLGRLKITTANGDENNDGLYEQIYGYGGRSFSIWNTSGQLVYDSGSEISRRTLALAPSIFNQDEGDADGRSDDKGAEPEAVKTLKVGDEIMLFVGLERTSGILVYNITNPLNPEFITWLYDANDIAPEGLIVVDKTDSPTGNYLMIATHEVSSTIAIYEIK, from the coding sequence ATGAAAAAATTATTTAAATTATTATTTATCGGAATTATTGGTACCTCAAGCATACTAACATCTTGTTCCGAAGATGGCCTTAATGGTATTGATAGTGAAAACGGTCAAGACGGTCACAACGCTATTAATATAAACCAACTAAGTTTTACTAAAATCGGAACTTTTACCAATGGTAATGATGAGGCATACTCAGAAATCTCGGCTTTTGACCCAACAACCAATAAATTATTTATTGTAAATCCAGAAGAAAACGAAATCTCTGTATTAAACTTAACCGATGCTACCGCTCCTAGCAAACTAACTTCTATTTCTTTAACAGGAAGTCCTAACTCTGTTGCCGTTCACAATGGTATTTTAGCTGTTGCGGTTGAAAACAACAACAAACAAGCTAACGGAACTATTGAAACTTACAATACCAACACACAAGTATTGATAAAATCATATACAGCCGGTGCTTTACCTGATATGGTTACTTTTTCTCCTGATGGAAAATATATTTTATCAGCAAACGAAGGAGAACCTAACGATGACTACACTATAGACCCAGAAGGATCTATTACTGTTGTTGAAATTGCTTCAGGAACTATTACTCAAATAGATTTTACTTCACAATCAAATCCTGGTAATGGATTTAGAATTTTTGGAAATAATGGAACAGCAACTCTACAAGAAGATATAGAACCAGAATACATAACTATTTCTGATGACTCTAAAACAGCTTACGTTGTCTTACAAGAAAATAACGGAATGGCTGTTGTTGATTTAGAAACAAAAACAATTACAAGTTTAGTGGGATTAGGTACTAAAAACTATAATATTTCTGGTAACGAAATAGATGCTTCTGATAAAGATGGAATTGCAGGAAATTTAAAAAGCTGGAATGTTTTAAGTTTTTATATGCCTGATGCTATTGACTATTTTACCACTAACGGAAATGGATATATTGTATCTGCTAACGAAGGTGATGCAAGAGACTACGGTGGTTATTCCGAAGAAGAAAGAGTAAAAGACTTAAGTTTAGATCCTGCTACATACCCTAATGCAAGTTGGTTACAAGAAGACGAAAACTTAGGGCGCTTAAAAATTACAACTGCTAATGGTGATGAAAACAACGATGGTTTGTATGAACAAATCTACGGATATGGTGGTCGTTCTTTTTCTATATGGAATACTAGCGGACAATTGGTTTACGATTCAGGTTCTGAAATCTCTAGAAGAACACTAGCCCTTGCTCCATCAATTTTCAATCAAGATGAAGGAGATGCTGATGGAAGATCTGACGATAAAGGTGCTGAACCAGAAGCGGTAAAAACTTTAAAAGTAGGAGATGAAATCATGTTATTTGTTGGTTTAGAAAGAACGAGTGGTATTCTTGTTTACAACATAACCAATCCTTTAAACCCAGAATTCATCACTTGGCTATATGATGCTAACGACATTGCTCCAGAAGGCTTAATTGTTGTTGATAAAACAGACAGCCCAACAGGAAACTATTTAATGATTGCTACTCATGAAGTATCTAGTACCATTGCTATTTACGAAATAAAATAA
- a CDS encoding type III pantothenate kinase — protein MNLIIDEGNTRIKLAVFDETLLVDLVVTSIDGCEETIQKVITKYDIKSLIVSSVTDEINHIVSGLKLLNKVVLSNETPLPFKNLYDTPKTLGVDRLALVTAAWSQYPNQNSLVIDAGTCVTYDFINKQGEYLGGAISPGLKMRFKSMHSFTKKLPDLDIPLSRVDIIGKSTKQSMESGVLNGMVFEIDGAIAHYQQKFKDVNIILTGGDANSLCKQLKNSIFVNPNFLLEGLNAVLTYQSKNEAKLK, from the coding sequence ATGAATTTAATTATTGATGAAGGGAATACCAGAATAAAACTAGCTGTTTTTGATGAAACTTTATTGGTTGATTTAGTGGTGACTAGCATTGATGGATGTGAAGAAACCATTCAAAAAGTAATCACTAAATATGATATTAAATCTTTGATAGTGTCATCGGTAACAGATGAAATAAATCATATAGTTTCAGGTTTAAAATTGCTGAATAAGGTTGTTTTATCTAACGAAACCCCTTTGCCTTTTAAAAACTTATATGATACTCCCAAAACTTTGGGGGTAGATAGACTAGCGTTGGTTACAGCTGCTTGGTCTCAATATCCTAATCAAAACTCTTTGGTGATAGATGCAGGAACTTGTGTGACTTATGATTTTATCAATAAACAAGGAGAGTATTTAGGAGGAGCCATTTCTCCAGGATTAAAAATGCGTTTTAAAAGCATGCATTCTTTCACCAAAAAGCTTCCAGATTTAGATATTCCATTAAGTAGAGTAGATATTATTGGAAAAAGCACAAAACAATCTATGGAAAGTGGCGTTTTAAATGGTATGGTGTTTGAGATTGATGGAGCTATTGCGCATTATCAACAAAAATTTAAAGATGTTAATATAATATTAACGGGAGGAGATGCTAATTCCTTGTGTAAACAATTAAAAAATAGCATATTTGTCAACCCGAATTTTTTGTTAGAAGGATTAAATGCGGTTCTAACGTATCAAAGTAAAAATGAAGCAAAACTTAAGTAA